In Arachis hypogaea cultivar Tifrunner chromosome 2, arahy.Tifrunner.gnm2.J5K5, whole genome shotgun sequence, a genomic segment contains:
- the LOC112731847 gene encoding uncharacterized protein, protein MLISLRISLLSLLLFSSLLFISSPILAKSRYPVSDAEVRQKKLQCYTDIDSGIWGWQCKSSNIARENCALRCLSPSCYELIYESDPLEEGEKDFIRGQEYKYCMHRLSLGESLEGVKGAFDH, encoded by the exons ATGTTAATTTCCCTTCGAATTTCACTCTTATCTTTACTCTTATTCTCGTCGCTCCTCTTCATTTCTTCACCGATTCTCGCCAAATCCCGTTACCCAGTTTCC GATGCTGAAGTGAGGCAGAAGAAGCTTCAGTGCTATACTGATATTGACAG TGGGATATGGGGCTGGCAATGCAAATCATCTAACATAGCAAGGGAGAATTGTGCCTTGCGATGCCTTTCGCCGTCTTGTTATGAGCTTATATACGAGAGTGACCCG CTTGAAGAGGGAGAAAAGGACTTCATTCGAGGCCAAGAGTACAAATACTGTATGCATAG GTTGTCCTTGGGAGAGAGCCTTGAGGGTGTCAAGGGTGCATTTGATCACTAG